A single Phragmites australis chromosome 4, lpPhrAust1.1, whole genome shotgun sequence DNA region contains:
- the LOC133915898 gene encoding LOW QUALITY PROTEIN: protein SHORT-ROOT 2-like (The sequence of the model RefSeq protein was modified relative to this genomic sequence to represent the inferred CDS: inserted 3 bases in 2 codons) — MDTLFRLVSLHQHHQQXPQAHSTSPDQHHQQQSPYSSHSSRSTNSTGSPSSTSRXHQYHHYYSHSHFHSHSSSSSSNSYYYPAGSGSGGQGGYYFEQQQAPYQQGCGNDHRFYMDEDFSSSSSSRHIQSREPPAPTQPPSSSPAPTPTPPPSTSSTVGHGMFEAANFSFPSVDIHLDFSSPTSSSGVGGGTASSSGGGAGRWAAQLLLECARAVAVRDSQRVQQLMWMLNELASPYGDVDQKLASYFLQGLFARLTTSGPRTLRTLAAASDRNTSFESTRRTALKFQELNPWTSFGHVAANGAILESFLEAAGASSSSSSLSSQHPRLHILDLSNTFCTQWPTMLEALATRSSDDTPHLSITTVVPTAAPSEAAQRVMREITQRLEKFARLMGVPFSFRAVHHAGDLSELDLDGLNLHEGGATTALAVNCINALRGVAPGGSRRRDAFVASLRRLDPRVVTVVEEEADLAASESGASAEETGNEAAFMKVFGEGLRFFSAYMDSLDESFPKTSNERLALERTAGHAIIDLVSCPASESAERRETGASWARRMRSGGFSPVTFSDDVADDMRSLLRRYREGWSLREPDTDDGVAAGVFLAWKGQPVVWTSAWRP, encoded by the exons ATGGATACATTGTTTAGGTTGGTTAGCCTCCACCAGCATCACCAGCA ACCACAAGCACACTCGACCTCGCCGGACCAGCACCACCAGCAACAGTCGCCCTACAGCTCCCACTCCTCGCGGAGCACCAACTCCACCGGCtccccctcctccacctccc CACACCAGTACCACCACTATTACTCCCACTCCCACTTCCACtcccacagcagcagcagcagcagcaacagctaCTACTACCCcgccggcagcggcagcggtggACAAGGCGGGTATTACTTCGAGCAGCAGCAGGCGCCGTACCAACAAGGATGCGGCAACGACCACCGCTTTTACATGGATGAAGacttctcctcctcgtcctcatcccGCCACATTCAGTCGCGCGAGCCACCAGCGCCCACGCAGCCGCCCTCGTCGTCTCCGGCGCCCACGCCCACGCCGCCACCGTCGACGTCGTCCACCGTCGGGCATGGGATGTTTGAGGCGGCGAACTTCTCCTTCCCTTCGGTCGATATTCACCTCGACTTCAGCTCCCCTACATCGTCCTCTGGCGTGGGCGGAGGGACAGCTTCGTCGTCGGGGGGCGGTGCTGGGAGGTGGGCAGCGCAGCTGCTGCTTGAGTGCGCGCGCGCGGTGGCTGTGCGCGACAGCCAGCGCGTGCAGCAGCTCATGTGGATGCTGAACGAGTTGGCGTCACCGTACGGAGACGTGGACCAGAAGCTGGCGTCCTACTTCCTCCAGGGTCTCTTCGCGCGCCTCACTACCTCCGGGCCGCGCACGCTGCGGACGCTCGCCGCGGCGTCCGATCGGAACACGTCGTTTGAGTCCACGCGTCGCACGGCGCTCAAGTTCCAGGAGCTGAACCCGTGGACGTCGTTCGGACACGTTGCCGCGAACGGGGCCATACTCGAGTCGTTCCTTGAGGCGGCGGGTGCATCCTCTTCCTCGTCGTCGTTATCTTCACAGCACCCGCGGCTGCACATCCTGGACCTGAGCAACACGTTCTGCACGCAGTGGCCGACTATGCTCGAAGCGCTGGCCACGCGGTCGTCGGACGACACGCCGCACCTGTCCATCACCACCGTGGTGCCCACTGCCGCGCCGTCCGAGGCCGCGCAGCGCGTAATGCGGGAGATCACGCAGCGCCTCGAGAAGTTCGCGCGGCTGATGGGCGTGCCTTTCAGCTTCCGCGCCGTGCACCACGCGGGGGACCTTTCCGAGCTCGACCTTGACGGTCTCAACCTCCACGAGGGCGGCGCCACCACCGCGCTCGCGGTCAACTGCATCAACGCGCTGCGCGGGGTCGCACCCGGCGGCTCGCGCCGTCGTGACGCGTTCGTCGCGTCGCTCCGCCGGCTTGATCCGCGCGTGGTCACCGTCGTAGAGGAGGAGGCTGACCTTGCGGCGTCCGAGTCGGGCGCGTCGGCCGAGGAAACTGGCAATGAGGCGGCGTTCATGAAGGTGTTCGGCGAAGGCCTTCGGTTCTTCTCGGCGTACATGGACTCGCTCGACGAGAGCTTCCCGAAGACAAGCAATGAGAGGCTTGCTCTGGAGAGGACAGCCGGGCATGCCATTATAGACCTCGTGTCCTGCCCAGCGTCAGAATCCGCTGAGAGGCGAGAGACGGGGGCGTCCTGGGCGCGACGCATGCGGTCAGGCGGCTTCTCTCCGGTGACGTTCAGCGACGACGTCGCCGATGACATGCGGTCGTTGCTGCGCCGGTATCGGGAGGGATGGTCCTTGCGAGAGCCAGACACGGACGACGGTGTGGCGGCGGGGGTTTTCCTTGCATGGAAGGGGCAGCCCGTCGTCTGGACAAGCGCGTGGAGGCCATGA